Below is a genomic region from Natranaerobius trueperi.
TTAAAATCTGTCAAGTGGTTGATCCTTTAATGACAATTAGAATAGAGATACCTTTAAATATTCTTAATAGAATTGGTATTTATGAAAATAAATGGACAAACATGTGTTAATTTGATACTGTAGTAAAGCAACTTTTAATTGTTAATTGAGGAGGGTTAAGATGATCTGGAAAGAACGGTACAATGTTAGGATAAAAGAAGAAAACTTAAAACAGTTGATATAGTACCACCACAAATAGTAATCAGTAAAGGTGAGTCATTGTCTCTCGCAACAGATAAAGCTTTAGTTTTACCTATAAACACAAATATTGGCGAGTTTGACATAAAGGTATCAATAAAAGAAAAAGATAAATAATAAAACAAAACGCCGTTTTCACGGCTTTAATGTACTATGGAGGTAGATTTCAATGAGTTCTAAGACATTAGTTGTAGGAGGCGGTCCTGCTGGAATGATAGCAGCCATTAGAGCTGGAAAATCAGGTTCTAATGTAATTCTTTTAGAGAAAAATGATTTCCTAGGGAAAAAATTAATGATCACAGGAAAGGGCAGGTGCAATTTAACCACCACCTTAGACCCGCAAGAAATAGTTGAAAATTTTCCTGGAAATGGCTATTTTTTGTATGGCCCAATTTATAGCTTTTCAAATTACGACTTAATGGACTTTTTTGAGTCTTTAGGTATTAAATTGAAGAGAGAACGCGGTGATAGAGTTTTTCCAGAAAGTGATAAAGCAAAAGAGATACAAAAAGCTTTACTAAAATCTATGGAAAATTTACAAGTAAAAATAAAATCTAATATCAAAGTAACACAAATTTTAACCGAAAAAGACAATAGTGAAACAAGAGTAATAGGTGTTAAAACTAATAAAGGTGCCTTTTATAGTGATAATATAATTCTTGCAACCGGAGGTGCATCTTATCCTGCTACAGGTTCTACTGGGGATGGGTATAAATTAGCATCACAGTTAGGGCATACTATTATTAGTCCAAAACCTTCTCTTGTACCTTTACTTATTAAAGAAAAATACGTTAAAGATCTTCAGGGATTAACATTAAAAAATGTTTCTGCCTCTCTGAAAAATAAGAATGGCAAACTACTTCAAGATGAGTTCGGAGAAATGCTTTTTACACATAACGGTGTATCAGGTCCAATAATTTTATCTATCAGTAGAAGCGCTACTGAATACTTCTCAAAAAATAACGATAACTTATATTTAAGTATAGATTTCAAACCTGCTCTTGATAATGAAAAGCTAGATCAGAGAATCCAAAGAGATTTTGAAAAATTTACTAACAAAGATTTCAAGAATTCTTTAGATGACTTACTACCTAAATCACTTATCCCAGTTGTAATATCTAAAAGCAATATAGATCCTGATAAAAAAGTAAACCAAATCACGCGAAAAGAAAGACAACAATTAATCACAACTTTAAAAAGCTTTGAACTTACAGTAACTGGTACACACTCTTTTGAAGATGCCATTGTAACTGCTGGCGGTGTCTCAACAAAAGAAATTTCACCTCAAACATTAGAATCAAAAATCATCAAAAATCTCTATTTAGCTGGAGAAATTATTGATATTGATGGGTATACCGGAGGGTTTAATCTACAAGCTGCCTTTTCTACCGGTTGGGTAGCTGGTGAAAATGCTGCTTATTAAAAAAACTGCCTTAAATATTGGCAGTTTTTTTAATAGTTCTCAAGCTTCAATTTTTTTGTTTTTCGCTTTATAAGAATATGATAACACAGAATATATAAAAATACTGCTGCTATAAGAGAGTTAACCATTGCACCAACGAAAAATCCAACGGAAAACGTTTCTAATTGAGCTAATAAAAATTGCACTTCTGATTCACCAATACTATTTTCGAAATAAGTTATAATATTACCAAACATTCTATTAAAAAGTTCAGACACTTCAATGTTAGTGCCATTTTCACCGATGATTAATCTACCCATCATAATATTTAATGTGTAAAAAATCGGGATTAGTACACCGGTTCCTAAATTTATAGTAACTGCTGCAACAATACTTCCCCCTAGTACTCTTGCAGCAAAAGCTGAAAGGAACGGTCCCACTCCTAAAGACGGAAGGAAGTTCCAGAATACAGCAATTGCAGCACCTAATGCAATTTTTTTAGGAGTTGATTCTAGTTTAAGTACTTCTTCTATTTTTTTCTTCATATTAATTATTTTATCCTTTACCATACACATCACCAACGGTTATTATCTCATATAAAACTACTAATGTAAATCACACACATTCTAATAATTAACCTGAGTCCTGTAGCGGACTCAGGTTAATTTATTACTATAATACGATTAGTGGATCACCAGCATTTACAGTCCCGCCTTCTGATATCTTAACCTCTTTAACTGTCCCCGATACTTCAGCTTTGATTTCATTTTCCATTTTCATAGCTTCTAATATTACTACGACATCTCCTTGGTTTACTGTATCACCACTATCAACCTGTACTTTTAGTACGTTTCCTGCAATAGGTGCATCGATTGTGTTCCCTTGTGATGTTGTTTCAGGTTCTCCTTTCTTTTCTTTTGTTTGTGATTTTTGTTGTTTTTGAGATTTATTTTGGTTTGGTTTTTGTTTTTTTGGAGTAGTAGAATGTGAAGTAGTTTTTGATTTATCACCAGATAAATCTTCAACGTGAACATCAAAAGTTTCATCATCTACTGTAACTCGCATTTTTCTTGACACATCGCCTGCAGGGCCTGGTGTACTAACTTTATTATTTTTTTTATCAGTTTCTAAAGGATCTTTTAACTTTCCTTCTTTTCTCTTTTTGAAGAAGTCTAAAGCGACATTAGGGAATAGACAATAAGATAATACATCTTCATCTTTTTCAATGTATTCTTTAATATCTTCACGTGCTTTTTCTAACTGTGGGTCTAATAAGTTTGCAGGACGTTCAGTAATTTTTTCTTTATCTTTTAGAATATATTCTTCTAACTCTGAATTCACTTCATGAGGAGGCCTTCCATAATATCCTGCAATATAATTTTTCACTTCTTCAGATATCATTTTATACCTTTCACCCATCAATACATTTAACACAGCCTGACTTCCGACTATTTGACTGGTAGGTGTGACAAGCGGTGGATAACCTAGATCTTCTCTGACTCTTGGTATTTCTTCTAATGCTTCATCATACTTATCTAAAGCGTTAGCTTCAGATAATTGAGAAGTTAGGTTAGAGATCATACCACCTGGAACTTGATAGTTCAATACATTTGTATCTACAGTAAAATTCATTTTAGAGTGCTTTTCAAGATCTTTTCTTACTTTCTTAAAATAATCAGTAGTTTCTTTCAAATTATCTTCGTCTAGTGAAAGTTTATTCTCTGTACCAGCTAGCATAGCCAAAATGGGTTCAATAGGAGGCTGTGAAGTTCCTAAGGCAAAAGGAGATACTGTGGTATCCACAATGTCTATCCCAGCTTCAATTGTTTTTAAATAAGTACTTGTCGCCATACCACTTGTTGAGTGACTGTGTAGTTGAATAGGCACATCAATTTCTTTTTTAAGGTTTTTAACTAACTCATAACCCTTATATGGAGAAAGTAGACCTGCCATGTCTTTTATACAAATTGAATCACAACCTATTTCCACTAAGTTTTTAGCTAGGTCAACAAAAGTTGATACATCATGTACAGGACTTATCGTATAGCTCAAAGCACCTTGAGCATGCCCGCCTTCTTTTTTAGTAAATTCTATTGCTTTTTCCATATTTCTAATGTCATTCAATGCATCAAAAATTCGTATAATATCCATTCCGTTTCCAACTGTCCGTTTAATAAATTCTTCTAGCACATCATCTGGATAATTTTTATAACCCAATATATTTTGGCCTCTTAGTAACATCTGTAACTTTGTATTCTTTATTTTTTTTCGGATTATCCTTAATCTTTCCCATGGATCTTCATCTAAAAATCTCATACAAGAATCGAAAGTAGCTCCTCCCCACATTTCAAGGGAATGGAAACCAACTTGGTCTATTGTTTCTAAGATTGGTTCCATATCTTTTGTTTGCATTCTTGTAGCAAATAATGATTGATGTGCATCTCTTAAAGTAGTATCAGTTATTTTTACAGACATTCACAAACCTCCCCTATATTAAGTTCCTAACCTTATCGATTTTCTAAAGTATACTTTTCAAGTTCTTCTTGAAGCACAAAAGTAGTCTTATAGTCAGAAACTGGGAAAGTGACTTGATCGATTTGTTTTACTGGTAATATTTTTATAGTGGTACTTGAAATAAACACTTCATCACAATTATAAAGCTCTTCTGGAGATAAGAACTTTTCAACAACTTTTATTCCTATTCTATCTGCTAGTTTTAAAATTGTATCACGAGTAATGCCAGGTAGAATTCTTTGTCCAGTAGGGGCTGTATAAACAACTCCATCTTTGACACCAAAGACATTAGTACTAGTCCCCTCAGTTACTCCTAAACGATGCACTTGAATTGCTTCATAGGCTCCTTCTCTATTGGCTTTTTCTTTATAAAAACAATTTGGTAATAGGTTAATACTTTTCACATTACATCTATTCCAGCGTTCATCTGGTACTAATATCGTTTTTATTCCATTGTTTTTAAATTCGGCGTCTGGTCGTGGTGCTTCTTTTGCAAACATAAATAGATTTGGTTTCTGTGGTTCCGGAAAAGAATGTTTTCTAGGTGCTGTTCCTCGAGTAACTTCTAAATAAATAATCCCTTCTTTTATTCCGCTCTTTTCTAATAACTCATGTGAGATCTTTTTAATCTCTTCAGGAGCAGGATAGTTTTCAAATAACATTTCTTCGGCACCATTTTTATAACGCTCTAAGTGTTCATCAATTTGATATAACTTACCTCCATAGATAGCTACAACTTCATACAGACCGTCTCCATAAATAAAGCCACGGTCTAAAGCATCAACTTTCGCGTTCTCTAAGTCTTCAAATTCACCATTCACATAAGCAAGTGGTTTAGGTGACAAACAAAACACCTCCTGAAAGTTTTGAATAATATTTCTAAACAAAAAAGCTTAAGATAAAATCAGCTTATATTACCATGATTAGGTCTATTTTGTTCTTCTTTATTTAACGCAAAAGAAACTGTTTTGGCTGCTAAAATATCAGTTGGGTCTACAAGTATTGCTTTATCAGCTTTTTTGTCTGTAACTAATACAGGTAATTCTGTACAACCTAAGATGATGGCCTCTGCCCCTTCATCTTCTAAATAACCAATAGGTTCATCTAGTAACCTTCTGCTAGAATCACAAATATCACCACTTTTAACAGCATAGATCGCTTCTGTCACTTGATGCTGATAAGATTCTGGTATAATAACTTCTAAGTTATATTCTTGTAATTGTTGTTGATATATTTTTGTTCTAATTGTCCCATTGGTTGCAAGTAAACCTACTTTTCTATTCTGACTCTCAACCACATCATTAATGTATTGTGCAGTACATTGCAACATGTTGACAAATGGAATATTCACCGTTTTCTGTACATCATTATAAAAATAATGTGCAGTATTACAAGGCATAACCAAAAAATCTGCTCCATAATTTTCTAGACCCTTAGCCATATCTTCTAAGTATGATAATGGACTTTGTGAATCGTTTAAAATTGCTTCTGTTCTATCAGGAATCTTAGGATTGTTATCTACTAGCATTCGTACATGATCTTGGTCTTTACTACTAGGGGTTTTATCTATAACCTTGTCCATAAAATCAACCGTTGCTTTAGGTCCTAAACCACCTAACACACCCACTGTTTTAGCATCCATATAGACCCTCCTAAAATACTTCATTTACTAACTATTTTCACCATGAAGTATAAAGTTCCTTCTAATATATGTTATGTTTTGTCTGAATTTTTAGTTTTTATAATTAATAAAAGTCCATCACTAATTTCAATAGTCACTTCATCATCAACAAATTCATTACTTAGTCCTAAAGAGGATCCTATATATAAAGGGTCCCCTTCTAAACTATATTTTACTCCTTTAGTATAAATACCTGTTACTTTTGGTGTTATTGGAAAAAGGGAAATATAATCTCCAATTTTTCCTGTAATCAGAACTTTATCTGAGATTACAGTAATTGTCTGTAGCTCATCAACTAAAAAAATAGATACTCCTTTATTCAAAGGTTCTAACATCACCATAATATTAGCATAAAAATGATCAGCTCTTTTACCTAATGCTCCATAAACTAATATCTCTTGAACATTACGTTTCATCGCATATATAATAGCTAACTCTAAATCAGACTTATCTTTTTCACTCGGGAATTTTACGAAAGGAGTGTTGGAATATTTATAATTTTCATAAACTTCTTTTTTGATTGAGTCTAAATCACCTACTATCACATGAGGCACAATCCCCATACTATATGTATAATTAGAGCCACCATCTACGGCAATTATGTAATCATTCTCATTAATATTATTTCGATAAAATTCAAAGTTATTATACTCTCCATTAGCGAAAATAACCACTCGATTATATTTGCTCACATTGTTCACCTACTTTCAAATATTTCTAATTAAAATTATAACACTTAACCCTAAATTTCTAAAATTTTAATATATATGGTCTCTTAGTAAACACTAATATTAAACATCTTTTTAAGGAGGTGTCAGATGAGTAAAAAAAATCAATTAGATAAACTACCACTTGCTGAATTAGAATCTACTGACCTAAACAGGTTAAAAAAATTAGAACATGAAATGAACAATAAGTACAATACAGATATTTATCTTATGGCACTTTCGGATGAAGATAAAAGGGACTAATAAAGAGCCGTCTCATTATTCCATAACTAAACCATTACAGTCAGAATAAAGGTTGTCAGAAGTTTAGTATCCGTTAACCTAAAGTACTAGCTACAGCTGCTGCTATCCAAAGCCAGTTAATGGCGTGGAAAAACTAAAACTACCAAACTATAAAAAAAGGAAATGTCTAATAAAAGTAGACATTTCCTTTTTCAATTGATTTTATTCTTGCTAAAGATTCAACTCTGTATCCCTCATGATTCAACTTTTCTCTTCCAGATTGAAATGTTTTCTCTATCACAATACCAAAACCTATTAAATTCGCACCGGCTTGTTCTATTATATTAGCTAAACTTTTTGCAGCTTCACCATTAGCTAGAAAATCATCTATAACTAATACATTGTCATCAGAGTTTATTAGATTTTTACTCACAATTAGATTATTAGTTTCTTTTTTAGTATATGAAAAAACTTCTGTTTGGTATACATCATCACTCATTGTGAGAGACTTCTTCTTTCTTGCAAAAACCATATCTACATCTAGATCATAAGCTGTAAATAAAGCAGGGCTTATCCCTGAGCTTTCAATTGTAAGTATTTTAGTAATATAACTATCCTTAAATCTATTTATAAATTCTTGTCCTATCTTTTTCATTAGTTTAGGATCTACCTTATGATTTAAAAAAGTATCAACCTTTAAAATATTATCATCTATTATTATCCCATCTTTTTTCATACGATCTAATAATTGCTGCATCTAGATACCTCCTTAGTATTATTTATTATACTTTAGCACTTTTTCAATACAAGAAGCAAATAATTTCATATAGATTACAATAAGACTTTCATGTAAAATATTCCATGTAAAATATTCAATGTATAATAGCTACTCTTAAAAGGCGTAAAATGACTGATGAATCAATTGTTAAGTTAACAGATCTTAAAGTTAATTATAATAAACAAAAAATCCAAACAGAAGTACTAGATATACCTGAATTTAAATTAACTAGACATTCTGAAGCAGTATTATTAGCCCAAAGTGGTTCTGGAAAAACCACTTTATTAAATGTAATTTCCGGCCTTTTTGCTCCTCAAAATGGACAAGTTAGTATAAATAAAACTAATATATAAAAAATGAAAGAATCTAAAAAAGATGAGTTTAGACGTGATAATATCGGTTATATTTTCCAAGACTTCAATCTAGTTCCTTCTATTAATGTCTTGAAAA
It encodes:
- a CDS encoding aspartate/glutamate racemase family protein, encoding MDAKTVGVLGGLGPKATVDFMDKVIDKTPSSKDQDHVRMLVDNNPKIPDRTEAILNDSQSPLSYLEDMAKGLENYGADFLVMPCNTAHYFYNDVQKTVNIPFVNMLQCTAQYINDVVESQNRKVGLLATNGTIRTKIYQQQLQEYNLEVIIPESYQHQVTEAIYAVKSGDICDSSRRLLDEPIGYLEDEGAEAIILGCTELPVLVTDKKADKAILVDPTDILAAKTVSFALNKEEQNRPNHGNIS
- the oadA gene encoding sodium-extruding oxaloacetate decarboxylase subunit alpha, producing MSVKITDTTLRDAHQSLFATRMQTKDMEPILETIDQVGFHSLEMWGGATFDSCMRFLDEDPWERLRIIRKKIKNTKLQMLLRGQNILGYKNYPDDVLEEFIKRTVGNGMDIIRIFDALNDIRNMEKAIEFTKKEGGHAQGALSYTISPVHDVSTFVDLAKNLVEIGCDSICIKDMAGLLSPYKGYELVKNLKKEIDVPIQLHSHSTSGMATSTYLKTIEAGIDIVDTTVSPFALGTSQPPIEPILAMLAGTENKLSLDEDNLKETTDYFKKVRKDLEKHSKMNFTVDTNVLNYQVPGGMISNLTSQLSEANALDKYDEALEEIPRVREDLGYPPLVTPTSQIVGSQAVLNVLMGERYKMISEEVKNYIAGYYGRPPHEVNSELEEYILKDKEKITERPANLLDPQLEKAREDIKEYIEKDEDVLSYCLFPNVALDFFKKRKEGKLKDPLETDKKNNKVSTPGPAGDVSRKMRVTVDDETFDVHVEDLSGDKSKTTSHSTTPKKQKPNQNKSQKQQKSQTKEKKGEPETTSQGNTIDAPIAGNVLKVQVDSGDTVNQGDVVVILEAMKMENEIKAEVSGTVKEVKISEGGTVNAGDPLIVL
- a CDS encoding DUF2062 domain-containing protein — its product is MKKKIEEVLKLESTPKKIALGAAIAVFWNFLPSLGVGPFLSAFAARVLGGSIVAAVTINLGTGVLIPIFYTLNIMMGRLIIGENGTNIEVSELFNRMFGNIITYFENSIGESEVQFLLAQLETFSVGFFVGAMVNSLIAAVFLYILCYHILIKRKTKKLKLENY
- a CDS encoding thiamine diphosphokinase, with product MSKYNRVVIFANGEYNNFEFYRNNINENDYIIAVDGGSNYTYSMGIVPHVIVGDLDSIKKEVYENYKYSNTPFVKFPSEKDKSDLELAIIYAMKRNVQEILVYGALGKRADHFYANIMVMLEPLNKGVSIFLVDELQTITVISDKVLITGKIGDYISLFPITPKVTGIYTKGVKYSLEGDPLYIGSSLGLSNEFVDDEVTIEISDGLLLIIKTKNSDKT
- a CDS encoding ATP-binding cassette domain-containing protein codes for the protein MTDESIVKLTDLKVNYNKQKIQTEVLDIPEFKLTRHSEAVLLAQSGSGKTTLLNVISGLFAPQNGQVSINKTNI
- a CDS encoding aminotransferase class IV produces the protein MSPKPLAYVNGEFEDLENAKVDALDRGFIYGDGLYEVVAIYGGKLYQIDEHLERYKNGAEEMLFENYPAPEEIKKISHELLEKSGIKEGIIYLEVTRGTAPRKHSFPEPQKPNLFMFAKEAPRPDAEFKNNGIKTILVPDERWNRCNVKSINLLPNCFYKEKANREGAYEAIQVHRLGVTEGTSTNVFGVKDGVVYTAPTGQRILPGITRDTILKLADRIGIKVVEKFLSPEELYNCDEVFISSTTIKILPVKQIDQVTFPVSDYKTTFVLQEELEKYTLENR
- a CDS encoding NAD(P)/FAD-dependent oxidoreductase — protein: MSSKTLVVGGGPAGMIAAIRAGKSGSNVILLEKNDFLGKKLMITGKGRCNLTTTLDPQEIVENFPGNGYFLYGPIYSFSNYDLMDFFESLGIKLKRERGDRVFPESDKAKEIQKALLKSMENLQVKIKSNIKVTQILTEKDNSETRVIGVKTNKGAFYSDNIILATGGASYPATGSTGDGYKLASQLGHTIISPKPSLVPLLIKEKYVKDLQGLTLKNVSASLKNKNGKLLQDEFGEMLFTHNGVSGPIILSISRSATEYFSKNNDNLYLSIDFKPALDNEKLDQRIQRDFEKFTNKDFKNSLDDLLPKSLIPVVISKSNIDPDKKVNQITRKERQQLITTLKSFELTVTGTHSFEDAIVTAGGVSTKEISPQTLESKIIKNLYLAGEIIDIDGYTGGFNLQAAFSTGWVAGENAAY
- a CDS encoding xanthine phosphoribosyltransferase, producing MQQLLDRMKKDGIIIDDNILKVDTFLNHKVDPKLMKKIGQEFINRFKDSYITKILTIESSGISPALFTAYDLDVDMVFARKKKSLTMSDDVYQTEVFSYTKKETNNLIVSKNLINSDDNVLVIDDFLANGEAAKSLANIIEQAGANLIGFGIVIEKTFQSGREKLNHEGYRVESLARIKSIEKGNVYFY